A section of the Pseudanabaena mucicola str. Chao 1806 genome encodes:
- a CDS encoding flavin reductase family protein: MTEIIPQNEQIGAAIGTIPSGLFIVTSQQNGSTGTMLASWVQQAGFNPPSVTFVVGKGRPIESFLTVGSPVVINVAEKGQGKIIGHFAKGFAPDVDPFDGVDTATAPSGQLYLTEAIAYLDATITSSLDAGDHMIVLATINAGDRLREGEPAIHTRKNGFKY, from the coding sequence ATGACCGAAATTATTCCCCAAAATGAACAAATTGGAGCTGCAATTGGGACAATTCCCAGTGGCTTGTTTATCGTTACTTCCCAACAAAATGGCTCAACAGGCACTATGCTCGCTTCTTGGGTGCAACAAGCAGGCTTTAATCCACCATCTGTAACTTTTGTGGTTGGTAAAGGTAGACCTATTGAGTCATTCTTGACTGTAGGCAGTCCTGTAGTGATTAATGTTGCTGAAAAGGGACAGGGAAAAATCATTGGACATTTTGCAAAAGGCTTTGCGCCCGATGTCGATCCTTTTGATGGGGTTGACACGGCAACTGCTCCTAGTGGTCAACTTTATCTAACTGAGGCGATCGCCTATCTTGACGCAACGATAACTAGCAGCCTTGATGCAGGTGACCATATGATTGTCTTGGCAACAATTAATGCAGGCGATCGCCTCCGCGAAGGTGAGCCTGCTATCCATACGCGCAAAAATGGCTTCAAATATTAA
- a CDS encoding TldD/PmbA family protein, translated as MRFEAIADSGLDLKSDWKFDLKTALSHIDLPQAEWIGLREVREINTTRYVRDRLPQSNSRSLSHGVMIEVLVDGQFGYASTNHLDLANMQITAQRAYQQAKTAAKWAVHRFSINQRPKSVGQYFSPFLKPADAIAPKELNELLIEICDTLKVSDKIVKTSAYAVITEIETQFISSNGSDIYQKFLVVATDYAATAQNGAVIQRRGDNGQLARCNQIGMEVFDHDALLQRAKVIGEQSVELLAATECPIETTSLVLAPDQMLLQIHESIGHPLEIDRILGDERNYAGGSFVKLEDFGKMQFGSSLMNVTFDPTTSGEFASYAFDDVGITATKEYLIKEGKLLRGLGSSESQVRSGLQGVANARATSWNRPAIDRMANINLEAGDHSFASIIADIEYGVYMESNRSWSIDDYRNKFQFGCEYAKLIENGKLTKTLRNPNYRGITNQFWRSLAKVGDHSTVEAYGSPFCGKGEPNQVIRVGHASPVCLFENIEVFGGAS; from the coding sequence ATGAGATTTGAAGCGATTGCTGATTCTGGATTGGACTTAAAATCTGATTGGAAATTTGATTTAAAAACTGCCCTATCTCATATTGATTTACCCCAAGCTGAATGGATAGGCTTACGAGAAGTTAGAGAAATTAATACAACTCGTTACGTGCGCGATCGCCTTCCTCAGTCCAATAGTCGCAGTTTATCGCATGGGGTAATGATCGAAGTATTAGTCGATGGTCAGTTTGGCTATGCCAGTACCAATCATCTCGATCTAGCCAATATGCAAATCACAGCTCAAAGAGCTTATCAACAAGCAAAAACTGCAGCAAAGTGGGCAGTACATCGCTTTAGTATCAACCAAAGACCCAAGTCAGTGGGACAATATTTCTCGCCATTTCTTAAGCCAGCCGATGCGATCGCCCCTAAAGAACTCAATGAATTACTAATTGAGATCTGCGACACCCTAAAGGTTTCCGATAAAATTGTCAAAACCAGTGCCTATGCTGTAATTACAGAAATAGAGACTCAATTTATTAGTAGTAACGGTTCAGATATTTATCAAAAATTTTTAGTTGTTGCCACCGACTATGCTGCAACTGCCCAAAATGGGGCAGTCATTCAGCGCCGTGGTGATAATGGTCAACTCGCCCGATGCAATCAAATCGGGATGGAAGTTTTTGATCATGATGCACTCTTACAAAGAGCTAAAGTAATTGGGGAGCAATCTGTGGAATTACTAGCTGCTACCGAATGCCCGATAGAAACTACTTCCCTAGTACTTGCGCCCGATCAGATGTTATTGCAAATCCATGAAAGCATCGGACACCCACTCGAAATCGATCGCATTCTTGGTGATGAACGTAACTATGCAGGTGGCAGCTTTGTCAAACTGGAAGACTTTGGCAAAATGCAGTTTGGCTCTTCATTAATGAATGTTACCTTTGACCCCACGACTTCAGGAGAATTTGCCAGCTATGCCTTTGATGATGTTGGTATTACTGCCACTAAGGAATATTTAATCAAAGAGGGAAAACTATTGCGAGGTTTAGGTAGTTCTGAAAGTCAAGTGCGATCAGGACTGCAAGGTGTAGCAAATGCTAGGGCTACTTCATGGAATCGTCCTGCGATTGATCGCATGGCAAACATCAATCTCGAAGCAGGTGATCATTCCTTTGCATCAATCATTGCTGATATTGAATATGGCGTATATATGGAGTCCAACCGCTCATGGTCAATCGATGACTATCGCAACAAATTCCAGTTTGGCTGTGAATATGCCAAACTCATCGAAAATGGCAAATTAACCAAAACTCTCCGAAATCCTAACTATCGTGGCATTACTAATCAATTTTGGCGCAGTCTTGCTAAAGTCGGCGATCATTCTACTGTAGAAGCCTATGGTTCCCCATTTTGTGGTAAGGGGGAGCCTAATCAAGTAATTCGTGTTGGACATGCTTCCCCTGTTTGTTTATTTGAAAACATAGAAGTTTTCGGTGGCGCTAGTTAA
- a CDS encoding glycoside hydrolase family 57 protein: MSIGYLALVLHAHLPYVRHPESDYVLEEEWLYEAITETYIPLIKVYEGLRRDGINFKMTMSMTPPLVSMLRDPLLQERYDKHLALLQQLVEREVIHNEHNGHVKYLAEYYVKEFAETREIWEKYGGDLVTAFKQFQDTNNLEIITCGATHGYLPLMKMYPEAVWAQLEVAVEHYKNEFGRAPNGIWLPECAYYNGLERMLADVGLRYFLTDGHGILYGQPRPRFGTYAPVFTETGVAAFARDHESSQQVWSSKVGYPGDPVYREFYKDLGWEADYEYIKPFIMPNGQRKNTGIKYHRITGRDFGLDAKQLYDPYWAKEKAAEHAANFMQNRQSQVSYLNNMMGRPPLVVSPYDAELFGHWWYEGPWFIDFLIRKSHYDQTTYEMTHLADYLRSNPTQQVSRPAQSSWGYKGFHEYWLNETNAWVYQHLHKGAERMIHLSYREPADELEWRALNQAARELLLAQSSDWAFIMRTGTMVPYAIRRTRSHLMRLEKLFEDIEAGKIDAGWLEKVEYMDNIFPDINYRTYRPLTAA, translated from the coding sequence ATGAGCATTGGATATCTCGCGCTGGTCTTACACGCTCATCTGCCTTACGTCCGTCACCCTGAAAGTGACTATGTACTTGAAGAAGAATGGCTGTATGAAGCAATCACTGAGACTTATATTCCTCTAATTAAGGTTTATGAGGGACTCAGACGAGATGGCATTAATTTCAAAATGACCATGAGTATGACACCACCATTGGTGTCCATGTTGCGCGATCCACTTCTCCAAGAACGTTATGATAAGCACCTTGCGCTCCTGCAACAACTAGTTGAACGAGAGGTCATCCACAATGAACATAACGGTCATGTTAAGTATCTTGCTGAGTACTATGTCAAAGAATTTGCTGAAACTCGCGAAATTTGGGAAAAATATGGCGGCGATCTTGTAACTGCCTTCAAACAATTTCAAGATACCAACAACTTGGAAATTATCACCTGTGGCGCAACTCATGGCTACCTGCCACTAATGAAAATGTATCCAGAGGCAGTCTGGGCGCAGCTAGAGGTTGCGGTTGAGCATTATAAAAATGAATTTGGACGCGCTCCTAATGGAATTTGGTTGCCAGAATGCGCCTACTATAATGGTTTAGAGCGAATGCTTGCTGACGTAGGCTTGCGCTATTTCCTCACGGATGGACATGGTATTTTGTACGGTCAGCCCCGTCCCAGATTTGGAACCTATGCCCCTGTGTTTACAGAAACAGGCGTAGCTGCTTTTGCGCGTGACCATGAATCATCACAGCAAGTGTGGTCGTCGAAAGTGGGCTATCCTGGCGATCCTGTTTATCGAGAATTTTATAAAGATTTGGGCTGGGAAGCTGATTATGAGTATATTAAGCCGTTTATCATGCCTAATGGTCAACGTAAAAATACGGGAATTAAGTACCACCGTATTACGGGACGTGACTTTGGTTTAGATGCGAAGCAACTTTACGATCCTTATTGGGCAAAGGAAAAAGCAGCCGAACATGCAGCCAACTTTATGCAGAATCGTCAAAGCCAAGTTAGCTACTTAAATAATATGATGGGTCGCCCCCCACTTGTGGTTTCCCCCTATGATGCAGAGTTGTTCGGTCACTGGTGGTACGAAGGTCCCTGGTTTATTGATTTCTTGATTCGTAAGTCCCATTACGATCAAACTACCTATGAGATGACCCATCTTGCTGATTATCTCCGTAGCAATCCGACTCAACAGGTTTCACGTCCTGCTCAATCTAGTTGGGGCTATAAAGGTTTCCATGAATATTGGCTTAATGAGACCAATGCTTGGGTATATCAGCATTTACATAAAGGGGCTGAGCGGATGATTCATCTCTCCTATCGTGAACCAGCGGATGAGTTAGAGTGGCGCGCACTCAATCAAGCCGCCAGAGAGTTACTTTTGGCACAATCCTCAGATTGGGCTTTCATTATGCGAACTGGCACGATGGTTCCCTATGCTATTAGAAGAACGCGATCGCACCTAATGCGTTTGGAAAAACTATTTGAAGATATTGAAGCAGGTAAGATTGATGCAGGCTGGCTCGAAAAAGTGGAATATATGGACAATATCTTCCCTGACATCAATTACAGAACCTATCGCCCTCTTACAGCAGCTTAA